In Fusarium oxysporum f. sp. lycopersici 4287 chromosome 2, whole genome shotgun sequence, a genomic segment contains:
- a CDS encoding STE/STE20/PAKA protein kinase, whose translation MDGPGYTSASSASAHTATSHRRKLIKKPPTYAYARSSSGFDGGAFDAQSLESKRSSQSLRRAPSAPPARSNPATVSDWQDSDRSHPQLSANSNTLRPVPSPISPQGDFTPANHWAPVPRHPDRLSDSHLRPLSKTAVPDDLIGAPFDGAAILNRIESIKIPSPKAAAPRQFPPQIVKAPTDSRLASPALRTSTSFSAMDSSLNEKSLGGPRAPTDGPSVNPKRYSDDGKDLKPAVLRKKSGFSGFMNSLVGSPKKPVISAPENPVHVTHVGYDSSTGQFTGLPKEWQRLINESGIPEKERRENPQTMVDILQFYKETTERPPEDQVLEKFHHAGQYATSPATAASPGMYPSNYMGSFENPRAPPPVPRGQVGKDLMPSRPAPKPPVSMSNRHMPQGAYSTKDSGIGMSQSGDESYGISKDAGPMLPEEHRSRSNSRVTGPTYAPTAPQPNPQLAQAQAAAYQQQLMQQQQEQAMAQAQAAMSGGIGRAPSKRTPHPQNPNMQAAPGYGRAPESNGMHNAPRQQTPGAAVPGARPRHRARQSAGLDIVAALKRICSEGDPRDIYRGFNKIGQGASGGVFTGHERGTNRLVAIKQMNLEQQPKKDLIINEILVMKDSSHPNIVNFIDSYLCGGELWVVMEFMEGGSLTDVVTFNIMSEGQIASVCRETLLGLQHLHSKGVIHRDIKSDNILLSLEGKIKLSE comes from the exons ATGGACGGCCCCGGATATACCTCTGCGTCGTCTGCGTCTGCTCATACCGCAACTTCACATCGTCGAAAGCTCATCAAGAAACCTCCCACTTACGCCTACGCTCGCTCCTCCTCTGGCTTCGATGGTGGTGCCTTCGACGCCCAGTCCCTCGAGAGCAAACGCAGTTCCCAGAGTCTGAGAAGAGCCCCCAGCGCTCCCCCAGCCCGGTCAAACCCTGCGACCGTGTCCGACTGGCAAGACTCTGAtcgatctcatcctcaatTATCcgccaacagcaacaccCTAAGACCTGTCCCATCGCCCATCTCACCCCAGGGCGACTTTACCCCCGCTAATCACTGGGCGCCTGTCCCCCGTCATCCCGACCGTCTCTCCGATTCTCACCTCCGCCCTCTCAGTAAGACAGCCGTGCCTGACGACCTGATCGGCGCTCCTTTTGACGGCGCTGCTATTCTGAACCGCATCGAATCGATAAAGATTCCTAGTCCGAAGGCTGCTGCCCCTCGTCAATTCCCGCCCCAAATCGTCAAGGCGCCCACCGACTCTAGGCTCGCTAGCCCTGCCCTACGAACTTCGACCAGCTTCTCCGCGATGGACTCGTCTTTGAACGAGAAGAGTCTGGGCGGCCCAAGGGCTCCAACTGATGGGCCTTCGGTCAACCCCAAGAGATATTCCGACGATGGCAAGGACCTCAAGCCTGCTGTTCTGCGAAAGAAGTCAGGATTTTCCGGTTTCATGAACAGTTTGGTAGGATCGCCCAAGAAGCCCGTTATCTCTGCACCCGAGAATCCCGTCCACGTTACTCATGTTGGCTATGATAGTTCCACAGGCCAGTTCACA GGTCTGCCAAAAGAATGGCAGCGGCTTATCAACGAAAGCGGAATTCCTGAAAAGGAAAGGCGAGAAAACCCGCAAACTATGGTTGATATCTTGCAGTTCTACAAAGAGACCACGGAGAGGCCCCCAGAGGATCAGGTCCTTGAGAAATTTCATCATGCTGGTCAGTATGCCACCTCTCCGGCAACTGCAGCATCACCGGGCATGTACCCGTCAAACTATATGG GAAGTTTTGAGAATCCCCGAGCACCACCGCCTGTTCCCCGAGGCCAGGTTGGTAAGGACCTGATGCCCAGTCGCCCAGCCCCGAAACCGCCCGTCAGCATGAGCAATCGACATATGCCTCAAGGCGCATACTCGACCAAGGACTCAGGCATCGGTATGTCTCAGTCCGGCGACGAATCCTACGGCATATCAAAGGATGCTGGCCCTATGCTCCCCGAAGAGCACCGATCGAGATCCAATTCGCGCGTCACTGGACCTACATACGCCCCAACTGCACCGCAACCCAACCCACAGCTCGCCCAGGCGCAAGCCGCCgcttatcaacaacaacttatgcagcagcagcaagagcaagCCATGGCCCAGGCCCAAGCTGCCATGTCTGGCGGTATCGGCCGTGCTCCTAGTAAACGAACTCCTCATCCCCAGAACCCGAACATGCAGGCAGCTCCTGGATACGGCCGTGCCCCCGAGTCTAATGGTATGCACAACGCTCCTCGTCAGCAGACTCCTGGAGCAGCCGTGCCTGGGGCTAGGCCACGACACCGGGCTCGTCAGAGCGCAGGTCTTGATATTGTTGCTGCCCTTAAGCGCATCTGTAGCGAAGGCGACCCTCGAGACATATACCGAGGATTCAACAAGATCGGCCAGGGTGCATCTGGAGGTGTTTTCACTGGTCACGAGCGTGGCACGAACAGATTGGTGGCTATCAAGCAGATGAATCTCGAACAGCAACCTAAGAAGGACCTGATTATCAACGAGATTCTTGTCATGAAGGATAGTTCACATCccaacatcgtcaacttTATCGACAGTTATCTGTGTGGTGGCGAGCTGTGGGTCGTCATGGAGTTTATGGAGGGAGGCAGCCTTACGGATGTTGTCACCTTCAATATCATGTCCGAGGGGCAGATCGCTTCTGTGTGTCGCGAGACCCTTCTTGGTCTGCAACATCTGCATTCCAAGGGAGTCATTCACCGAGATATCAAGTCGGACAACATCTTGCTGTCCCTGGAgggcaagatcaagctgaGTGAGTGA
- a CDS encoding STE/STE20/PAKA protein kinase produces the protein MDGPGYTSASSASAHTATSHRRKLIKKPPTYAYARSSSGFDGGAFDAQSLESKRSSQSLRRAPSAPPARSNPATVSDWQDSDRSHPQLSANSNTLRPVPSPISPQGDFTPANHWAPVPRHPDRLSDSHLRPLSKTAVPDDLIGAPFDGAAILNRIESIKIPSPKAAAPRQFPPQIVKAPTDSRLASPALRTSTSFSAMDSSLNEKSLGGPRAPTDGPSVNPKRYSDDGKDLKPAVLRKKSGFSGFMNSLVGSPKKPVISAPENPVHVTHVGYDSSTGQFTGLPKEWQRLINESGIPEKERRENPQTMVDILQFYKETTERPPEDQVLEKFHHAGQYATSPATAASPGMYPSNYMGMSPNNISPTNPRFPTVNHEGSFENPRAPPPVPRGQVGKDLMPSRPAPKPPVSMSNRHMPQGAYSTKDSGIGMSQSGDESYGISKDAGPMLPEEHRSRSNSRVTGPTYAPTAPQPNPQLAQAQAAAYQQQLMQQQQEQAMAQAQAAMSGGIGRAPSKRTPHPQNPNMQAAPGYGRAPESNGMHNAPRQQTPGAAVPGARPRHRARQSAGLDIVAALKRICSEGDPRDIYRGFNKIGQGASGGVFTGHERGTNRLVAIKQMNLEQQPKKDLIINEILVMKDSSHPNIVNFIDSYLCGGELWVVMEFMEGGSLTDVVTFNIMSEGQIASVCRETLLGLQHLHSKGVIHRDIKSDNILLSLEGKIKLTDFGFCATINEAQNKRTTMVGTPYWMAPEVVTRKEYGRKVDIWSLGIMAIEMIEGEPPYLTESPLRALWLIATNGTPHIKNEQDLSPVFKDFLYFALKVDPEKRASAHDLLRVSPQCSPVK, from the exons ATGGACGGCCCCGGATATACCTCTGCGTCGTCTGCGTCTGCTCATACCGCAACTTCACATCGTCGAAAGCTCATCAAGAAACCTCCCACTTACGCCTACGCTCGCTCCTCCTCTGGCTTCGATGGTGGTGCCTTCGACGCCCAGTCCCTCGAGAGCAAACGCAGTTCCCAGAGTCTGAGAAGAGCCCCCAGCGCTCCCCCAGCCCGGTCAAACCCTGCGACCGTGTCCGACTGGCAAGACTCTGAtcgatctcatcctcaatTATCcgccaacagcaacaccCTAAGACCTGTCCCATCGCCCATCTCACCCCAGGGCGACTTTACCCCCGCTAATCACTGGGCGCCTGTCCCCCGTCATCCCGACCGTCTCTCCGATTCTCACCTCCGCCCTCTCAGTAAGACAGCCGTGCCTGACGACCTGATCGGCGCTCCTTTTGACGGCGCTGCTATTCTGAACCGCATCGAATCGATAAAGATTCCTAGTCCGAAGGCTGCTGCCCCTCGTCAATTCCCGCCCCAAATCGTCAAGGCGCCCACCGACTCTAGGCTCGCTAGCCCTGCCCTACGAACTTCGACCAGCTTCTCCGCGATGGACTCGTCTTTGAACGAGAAGAGTCTGGGCGGCCCAAGGGCTCCAACTGATGGGCCTTCGGTCAACCCCAAGAGATATTCCGACGATGGCAAGGACCTCAAGCCTGCTGTTCTGCGAAAGAAGTCAGGATTTTCCGGTTTCATGAACAGTTTGGTAGGATCGCCCAAGAAGCCCGTTATCTCTGCACCCGAGAATCCCGTCCACGTTACTCATGTTGGCTATGATAGTTCCACAGGCCAGTTCACA GGTCTGCCAAAAGAATGGCAGCGGCTTATCAACGAAAGCGGAATTCCTGAAAAGGAAAGGCGAGAAAACCCGCAAACTATGGTTGATATCTTGCAGTTCTACAAAGAGACCACGGAGAGGCCCCCAGAGGATCAGGTCCTTGAGAAATTTCATCATGCTGGTCAGTATGCCACCTCTCCGGCAACTGCAGCATCACCGGGCATGTACCCGTCAAACTATATGGGTATGTCACCGAACAATATTTCACCTACGAACCCCAGGTTTCCAACTGTCAATCATGAAGGAAGTTTTGAGAATCCCCGAGCACCACCGCCTGTTCCCCGAGGCCAGGTTGGTAAGGACCTGATGCCCAGTCGCCCAGCCCCGAAACCGCCCGTCAGCATGAGCAATCGACATATGCCTCAAGGCGCATACTCGACCAAGGACTCAGGCATCGGTATGTCTCAGTCCGGCGACGAATCCTACGGCATATCAAAGGATGCTGGCCCTATGCTCCCCGAAGAGCACCGATCGAGATCCAATTCGCGCGTCACTGGACCTACATACGCCCCAACTGCACCGCAACCCAACCCACAGCTCGCCCAGGCGCAAGCCGCCgcttatcaacaacaacttatgcagcagcagcaagagcaagCCATGGCCCAGGCCCAAGCTGCCATGTCTGGCGGTATCGGCCGTGCTCCTAGTAAACGAACTCCTCATCCCCAGAACCCGAACATGCAGGCAGCTCCTGGATACGGCCGTGCCCCCGAGTCTAATGGTATGCACAACGCTCCTCGTCAGCAGACTCCTGGAGCAGCCGTGCCTGGGGCTAGGCCACGACACCGGGCTCGTCAGAGCGCAGGTCTTGATATTGTTGCTGCCCTTAAGCGCATCTGTAGCGAAGGCGACCCTCGAGACATATACCGAGGATTCAACAAGATCGGCCAGGGTGCATCTGGAGGTGTTTTCACTGGTCACGAGCGTGGCACGAACAGATTGGTGGCTATCAAGCAGATGAATCTCGAACAGCAACCTAAGAAGGACCTGATTATCAACGAGATTCTTGTCATGAAGGATAGTTCACATCccaacatcgtcaacttTATCGACAGTTATCTGTGTGGTGGCGAGCTGTGGGTCGTCATGGAGTTTATGGAGGGAGGCAGCCTTACGGATGTTGTCACCTTCAATATCATGTCCGAGGGGCAGATCGCTTCTGTGTGTCGCGAGACCCTTCTTGGTCTGCAACATCTGCATTCCAAGGGAGTCATTCACCGAGATATCAAGTCGGACAACATCTTGCTGTCCCTGGAgggcaagatcaagctga CCGATTTTGGATTCTGTGCGACCATCAACGAGGCCCAGAACAAGCGAACAACCATGGTGGGTACACCCTACTGGATGGCGCCCGAGGTCGTTACTAGGAAAGAGTACGGGCGCAAGGTTGACATTTGGTCTCTGGGTATCATGGCTATCGAAATGATAGAAGGCGAGCCACCATACCTGACGGAATCTCCCTTGCGTGCCCTTTGGTTGATTGCAACCAACGGAACTCCTCACATTAAGAATGAGCAGGATCTTTCTCCTGTGTTCAAGGACTTCCTATACTTTGCACTCAAGGTGGATCCGGAGAAGCGAGCCAGTGCTCATGATCTGCTGAGGGTAAGCCCCCAATGCTCCCCGGTTAAATGA
- a CDS encoding blocked early in transport 1, translating into MSEAYERERQNNARLDELSAKVSALRGVTVDIYDNARAQDVIDNTSDTFSSMTTQMKGSAGRLTRMAASGNRVAILKLSGIVIGVFLVLFYGAKLLF; encoded by the exons ATGTCCGAAGCCTACGAACGAGAGCGCCAGAACAACGCGCGCCTAGATGAGCTCTCCGCAAAGGTCTCCGCCCTTCGAGGTGTGACAGTCGACATTTACGATAACGCTCGAGCCCAGGATGTCATCGACAACACC TCCGATACCTTCTCCTCCATGACCACACAGATGAAGGGTTCTGCTGGCCGCTTAACTCGCATGGCTGCATCAGGCAACCGTGTCGCTATTCTCAAGCTTTCGGGGATCGTTATTGGCGTTTTCTTGGTGTTATTCTACGGGGCAAAACTGTTGTTCTAA